One Panicum virgatum strain AP13 chromosome 9K, P.virgatum_v5, whole genome shotgun sequence genomic region harbors:
- the LOC120653012 gene encoding peptidyl-tRNA hydrolase ICT1, mitochondrial-like codes for MAAAMRSASLLRLGFRQVSSLVFQVPPCSAPSLGLNLAVGRAGLVRLCCSAAGAGDDGGKKVSARLALTQQVLRDAEERAASAGSDPAPKITLDHVTVNFARSGGPGGQNVNKVNTKVDMRFNVKEAHWLGERIKERILQAEKNRINKDGELVISSTKTRTQKGNIEDALQKIQAIIDAASYVPPPPTEEQKKKIEKIAAVAERKRLQNKKVLSQKKEFRRNRTSWD; via the exons ATGGCGGCCGCCATGCGGAGCGCCAGCCTCCTACGTCTTGGATTCCGCCAGGTCTCCTCTCTGGTGTTCCAGGTGCCCCCTTGCTCGGCCCCGAGCCTGGGCCTGAACCTGGCCGTTGGCCGTGCCGGATTGGTACGCCTCTGTTGCTCGGCGGCCGGGGCCGGCGACGACGGGGGCAAGAAGGTGTCGGCGCGGCTGGCGCTGACGCAGCAGGTGCTTCGCGACGCCGAGGAGCGTGCCGCGTCGGCTGGCTCTGACCCCGCCCCAAAGATCACCCTGG ATCATGTTACTGTTAATTTTGCAAGAAGTGGTGGCCCTGGTGGTCAGAATGTTAATAAAG TAAATACAAAGGTTGACATGCGATTCAATGTTAAAGAAGCTCACTGGCTTGGAGAGAGAATCAAGGAACGAATATTACAAGCG GAAAAGAATAGGATAAATAAAGACGGTGAGCTTGTGATATCTTCTACAAAAACTAGAACACAGAA GGGCAACATTGAAGATGCTTTGCAGAAGATACAG GCAATTATTGATGCCGCATCATATGTTCCTCCACCCCCTACAGAAGAGCAGAAGAAAAAGATAGAAAAAAT TGCTGCAGTCGCTGAAAGGAAGAGACTTCAGAATAAAAAAGTGCTTTCACAGAAGAAGGAATTTAGACGGAACAGAACTAGCTGGGATTGA